A single region of the Neisseriaceae bacterium genome encodes:
- a CDS encoding lipid A biosynthesis lauroyl acyltransferase (Acylates the intermediate (KDO)2-lipid IVA to form (KDO)2-(lauroyl)-lipid IVA) has protein sequence MKKLILLLFYLLHFLPISVLHAMAWIIGNLAYCFAKKRRKIGQINLALCFPEQSSLERKRILKKNFYHIACMLLEYSICWYSHPKRIKKLVNFENFEILQNLCKDNIQLTILYPHFCALELGALRLNLEYPIISVFTEQKDPQINQQIYKGRIRFNNINSVHLICRNNKIISIIHQLKESTALFLYLPDQDFGRKDSVFVPFFNIPTATTTGVSRISQITNRKVLPVIPIRHGNKITLKVLPLINSIPSCNAIEDTKEISLLIERVIREHPEQYFWLHKRFKTRPNNENSVY, from the coding sequence ATGAAAAAACTAATTTTATTATTATTCTACTTACTTCACTTTCTCCCCATATCAGTGTTGCATGCCATGGCTTGGATCATAGGAAATTTAGCTTATTGTTTTGCAAAAAAACGTAGAAAAATTGGGCAAATCAATTTAGCACTTTGTTTTCCTGAGCAATCATCTCTAGAAAGGAAACGAATTCTTAAAAAAAACTTTTACCATATTGCTTGCATGCTTTTAGAATATTCTATTTGTTGGTATTCACATCCTAAGCGTATCAAAAAATTAGTTAATTTTGAAAACTTTGAGATCTTGCAAAATTTATGTAAAGATAATATCCAGTTAACTATCTTATATCCTCATTTTTGTGCTTTAGAACTTGGTGCATTAAGATTAAATTTAGAATACCCTATCATCAGTGTTTTTACAGAACAAAAAGATCCTCAAATTAATCAACAAATATACAAAGGACGTATAAGATTTAATAATATTAACTCTGTACATTTAATTTGCAGAAACAATAAAATTATTTCAATAATCCATCAACTCAAAGAATCTACTGCTTTATTTCTGTACCTACCTGACCAAGATTTTGGTAGGAAAGACTCTGTTTTTGTCCCTTTTTTCAACATCCCAACAGCTACCACTACTGGAGTTTCTAGAATCAGTCAAATAACTAATAGAAAAGTATTGCCAGTTATTCCGATTCGCCACGGTAATAAAATCACGTTAAAAGTTCTACCATTAATAAACTCTATTCCTAGTTGTAATGCCATAGAAGATACCAAAGAAATCAGTTTACTGATTGAGAGGGTCATTCGTGAACATCCAGAACAATATTTTTGGCTACATAAACGTTTTAAAACTAGACCCAATAACGAAAATTCAGTATATTAG
- a CDS encoding peptidoglycan DD-metalloendopeptidase family protein: MKDNQKLLFKLLVFSFMTVFVVSCGTNKKGTPIHMVAPNNSSNSNKATAKGYHRVQAGENLFRISLKYNTTVANLVHINNISNPNQINVGDLIKISRTSNTKQHKQTATSKPKLNKPLATNQVLTEMNFSWPVHGIVITNFNGSTSKGIDIHTTASTQVKAAQSGRVVYNDYVPGYGNLILISHNANNSILTAYGHNKNVLIRLNQQVKKGQIISTVGMNDSNQHVLHFEIRNNGNAVNPTLYLPK; this comes from the coding sequence ATGAAAGATAATCAAAAACTTCTATTCAAATTATTAGTTTTTTCCTTTATGACTGTATTTGTTGTTAGCTGTGGAACCAATAAGAAGGGAACTCCTATCCATATGGTTGCTCCTAATAATTCCTCCAACTCAAATAAAGCTACTGCTAAAGGTTATCATAGGGTACAAGCTGGAGAAAATCTGTTCCGAATTAGTTTAAAATACAATACAACTGTTGCCAACTTGGTTCACATAAATAATATATCAAATCCAAATCAAATCAATGTTGGAGATCTAATTAAAATTTCAAGAACGAGCAATACTAAACAACACAAACAAACAGCCACTTCTAAACCCAAACTAAATAAACCACTTGCTACTAATCAAGTTCTTACAGAGATGAATTTCTCCTGGCCGGTACATGGTATCGTAATAACTAATTTTAATGGTTCGACTAGCAAAGGGATTGATATTCATACTACCGCTTCTACACAAGTGAAAGCTGCTCAAAGTGGCAGGGTTGTTTATAATGACTATGTCCCTGGTTATGGAAATCTAATCTTAATTAGCCATAACGCTAATAACTCTATTCTAACTGCTTATGGCCATAATAAAAATGTTTTGATAAGACTGAATCAACAGGTTAAAAAAGGTCAGATTATTTCGACAGTTGGAATGAATGACAGCAATCAACACGTATTGCATTTTGAAATTCGCAACAACGGAAATGCTGTCAATCCAACACTCTACTTACCAAAATAA
- a CDS encoding methionine adenosyltransferase, with amino-acid sequence MSDYLFTSESVSEGHPDKVADKISDSILDAVLMQDPTARVAAETLVNTGLIVLAGEVSTVARVNYSEIVRKTVREIGYNSFGSGFNADDSAVMICYDEQSPDIALGVNEGTGLDTNLGAGDQGLMFGYACDETPALMPFCIYYAHRLMERQSQLKKSGKYPWLQPDAKSQITALYDGKTGQPKSIQTVVLSTQHTRDVSRKDLIEVVMEEIIKPVLPSEMLTNTQYHINPTGQFIIGGPKGDCGLTGRKIIVDTYGGAAPHGGGAFSGKDSTKVDRSASYACRYIAKNIVAAGLAQQCQIQVSYTIGMANPNSISIDTFGTSQLSEGEILEIVKSNFDLTPKGIIDMLDLQRPIFAKTVNYGHFGREDPDFTWENTDIAQKLR; translated from the coding sequence GTGAGTGATTATTTATTTACTTCTGAATCAGTCTCAGAAGGACATCCAGATAAAGTGGCGGATAAAATTTCAGATAGCATTCTAGATGCAGTTTTAATGCAGGATCCGACTGCGCGTGTTGCAGCAGAAACTTTAGTTAATACAGGGCTGATAGTATTGGCAGGTGAAGTATCCACTGTGGCTCGTGTTAATTATTCTGAAATAGTCCGAAAGACGGTTAGAGAAATTGGATATAATTCTTTTGGTTCGGGATTTAATGCCGATGATTCAGCTGTGATGATTTGTTATGATGAGCAATCACCAGATATTGCACTGGGCGTTAATGAAGGAACGGGGTTGGATACTAATTTAGGAGCAGGAGATCAGGGCTTGATGTTTGGTTATGCTTGTGATGAAACACCTGCTTTAATGCCATTTTGTATTTATTATGCTCACCGACTAATGGAACGGCAATCACAATTAAAAAAGTCTGGTAAATATCCGTGGTTGCAACCTGATGCGAAATCACAAATTACAGCACTATATGATGGAAAAACAGGGCAACCTAAATCGATTCAAACAGTTGTACTATCGACCCAACATACTCGAGATGTCTCCAGGAAAGATTTAATTGAAGTGGTGATGGAAGAAATTATTAAACCTGTTTTACCCTCTGAAATGTTGACTAATACTCAGTATCATATTAATCCAACAGGCCAATTTATTATTGGAGGACCTAAGGGGGATTGTGGTTTAACTGGGCGTAAAATTATTGTTGATACATATGGTGGGGCTGCTCCACATGGCGGTGGTGCATTTTCAGGTAAAGATTCAACCAAGGTAGATCGCTCTGCTTCTTATGCATGTCGTTATATTGCTAAAAATATTGTAGCAGCAGGATTGGCTCAGCAATGCCAAATCCAAGTTTCTTATACTATTGGTATGGCAAATCCTAACTCTATATCAATAGATACATTTGGAACCAGTCAATTATCTGAAGGAGAGATATTGGAAATAGTAAAATCTAATTTTGATTTAACGCCTAAGGGTATTATAGATATGTTAGATTTGCAACGACCCATTTTTGCTAAAACAGTTAACTATGGACATTTTGGTAGGGAAGACCCCGATTTCACCTGGGAAAATACGGACATAGCCCAAAAGTTAAGATGA
- the rpsT gene encoding 30S ribosomal protein S20 has translation MANSAQARKRARQAEKQRAHNAGLRTAFRTAVKKIMKAIETGDKELAKNTFRESVKTIDSVADKGIYHKNKAARHKTRLSSRIKNMA, from the coding sequence ATGGCAAATAGCGCCCAAGCTCGTAAGCGTGCTCGTCAGGCGGAAAAGCAACGTGCTCATAATGCTGGCTTGCGAACTGCTTTCCGCACTGCTGTGAAAAAGATCATGAAAGCAATTGAAACTGGTGATAAAGAATTAGCAAAGAATACATTTCGTGAATCAGTAAAAACAATTGATAGTGTGGCTGATAAAGGTATTTATCACAAAAATAAGGCAGCAAGACATAAAACTCGTCTATCAAGTAGAATCAAAAATATGGCTTAA
- the aspS gene encoding aspartate--tRNA ligase — MRTNYCGLIDENYLEQTVTVKGWVHRRRDHGGIIFIDLRDREGLVQVVIDPNTKEAFKLADSSRNEYVLSITGQVRNRPEGTINENMISGKIEILAEEIEILNTAKTPPFQIDEENISENVRLTNRVIDLRRFPMQKNLRLRHLITQTTRRHLDDLGFIDIETPVLTRSTPEGARDYLVPSRVNQGYFYALPQSPQLFKQLLMVAGFDRYYQITKCFRDEDLRADRQPEFTQIDLEAAFINEEDIMNITEEMIKKIIKKVVNVDINEVPRMDFSTAMFLYGSDKPDLRIDLKFTELTDSMKNEEFKVFREAANLTNGRVVALRVPNGAQLSRKEIDEYTKFVGIYGAKGLAYIKVHDITKITNQENSGLQSPIVKFLSEDSLRIIIQKTEAQNGDLIFFGADKAKIVNEAIGQLRIKLGKEHGKKNGYFTPGWKLLWVTDFPMFEYDEEEKRYVATHHPFTSPQKGHENLMETEPEKCLSRAYDIVLNGWELGGGSIRIHEASVQEKVFKALNISPQEQENKFGFLLKNLQYGAPPHGGLAIGLDRLATLLTESESIRDVIAFPKTQKAQCLLTNAPNQVDNQQLQELGLRLRKTNEELAKS, encoded by the coding sequence ATGAGAACAAATTATTGTGGTTTGATTGATGAAAACTATTTAGAACAAACCGTCACTGTGAAAGGCTGGGTTCATAGGAGACGTGACCATGGTGGTATTATTTTTATCGATTTACGTGACAGAGAAGGTTTAGTACAAGTTGTCATTGATCCCAATACAAAGGAAGCCTTTAAATTAGCAGATAGTAGTCGTAATGAATATGTTCTCTCGATTACAGGCCAAGTTCGTAATCGTCCAGAAGGTACCATTAATGAAAATATGATTTCTGGTAAAATCGAAATTCTAGCCGAAGAAATTGAAATTTTAAACACAGCGAAGACCCCCCCTTTTCAAATTGATGAAGAAAATATTTCTGAAAATGTACGTTTGACAAACCGCGTTATAGATTTGCGACGTTTTCCCATGCAGAAAAATTTACGCTTACGTCATTTGATCACACAAACTACTCGTCGCCACCTAGATGATTTGGGTTTTATTGACATCGAAACACCAGTATTAACTCGCTCTACACCCGAAGGAGCTCGAGATTATTTAGTTCCTTCTCGTGTCAATCAAGGTTATTTTTATGCGTTACCCCAATCTCCACAATTATTTAAACAATTATTAATGGTGGCGGGATTTGACAGATATTACCAAATTACTAAATGTTTCCGTGATGAAGATTTAAGAGCAGACAGACAACCAGAATTTACTCAAATAGACCTGGAAGCTGCTTTTATAAACGAGGAAGATATTATGAATATCACAGAAGAGATGATTAAGAAAATCATCAAAAAGGTAGTCAATGTAGATATCAATGAAGTTCCTCGAATGGATTTTTCGACAGCTATGTTCTTATACGGCTCAGATAAACCAGATTTACGTATTGATCTAAAATTTACAGAACTCACAGATTCTATGAAAAATGAGGAATTCAAAGTATTTAGAGAAGCCGCCAACTTAACAAATGGTAGAGTGGTCGCATTAAGGGTTCCTAATGGTGCCCAATTATCTAGAAAGGAAATAGATGAATATACTAAATTTGTTGGTATTTATGGTGCTAAAGGCTTAGCTTATATCAAAGTACATGATATTACTAAAATAACCAATCAAGAAAATAGTGGCCTGCAATCCCCTATCGTCAAATTCTTATCTGAGGATAGTTTAAGGATCATTATACAAAAAACAGAAGCACAAAATGGTGATTTAATTTTCTTTGGTGCTGATAAAGCAAAAATTGTTAATGAAGCAATTGGTCAATTGAGAATTAAACTTGGTAAAGAGCATGGTAAAAAAAATGGTTATTTTACCCCAGGTTGGAAATTACTCTGGGTAACTGACTTCCCAATGTTTGAATACGACGAGGAAGAAAAACGTTATGTTGCCACACATCACCCTTTCACTTCTCCACAAAAAGGCCATGAGAATCTAATGGAAACTGAACCTGAGAAATGTTTATCTAGAGCTTATGATATCGTATTGAACGGTTGGGAATTAGGTGGTGGCTCAATCCGTATTCACGAGGCAAGTGTTCAAGAAAAAGTTTTTAAAGCACTCAACATATCGCCTCAAGAACAAGAAAATAAATTTGGTTTCTTATTAAAAAACCTGCAATATGGTGCGCCTCCTCATGGCGGTTTGGCTATTGGTCTAGATAGGCTAGCAACTTTGTTAACTGAATCAGAGTCTATCCGTGACGTAATTGCTTTCCCTAAAACACAAAAAGCACAATGTCTATTAACCAATGCGCCTAATCAAGTAGATAATCAACAATTACAAGAACTTGGTTTACGTTTAAGAAAAACAAATGAAGAATTAGCAAAATCTTAA
- the groL gene encoding chaperonin GroEL, translating into MSAKEIQFGNDARQKMVFGVNVLADAVKVTLGPKGRNVVIDRAFGGPNITKDGVSVAKEVELKDKFENMGAQMVKQVASKTSDVAGDGTTTATVLAQSIITEGMKYVAAGMNPMDLKRGIDKAVVALVAEIKNISKPCENNKSIQQVGAISANSDESIGNIIAEAMDKVGKEGVITVEDGKSLENELEVVEGMQFDRGYLSPYFITDTEKQIAALDNPYILLTDKKISNIRELLPVLENVAKSGRPLLIIAEDVEGEALATLVVNNIRGILKTVAVKAPGFGDRRKAMLQDIAILTGGTVISEEVGLSLEKAELDQLGQAKRVEIGKENTTVIDGAGNKADIDARVTEIRSQIESATSDYDKEKLQERVAKLAGGVAVIKVGAATEVEMKEKKDRVDDALHATRAAVEEGIVPGGGIALLRARQAVANLEGDNTEQNAGIQIVLKAVEAPLRQIVANAGEEPAVVVNNVLNSDGNSGYNASTGEYGDMFDMGVLDPAKVTRTALQHAASVAGLMLTTDCMITDLPEDKAAPDMGGMGGMGGMGGMGGMM; encoded by the coding sequence ATGTCAGCAAAAGAAATACAATTTGGAAATGACGCTCGCCAAAAGATGGTGTTTGGTGTGAATGTATTGGCGGATGCAGTAAAAGTAACTTTGGGACCAAAGGGTAGAAATGTAGTCATTGATCGTGCATTTGGAGGCCCTAATATTACCAAAGATGGCGTTTCTGTTGCCAAGGAAGTGGAATTAAAAGACAAATTTGAGAACATGGGTGCTCAAATGGTTAAACAAGTGGCCTCTAAAACTTCAGATGTGGCAGGAGATGGAACCACAACAGCAACTGTGTTGGCTCAATCTATTATTACAGAAGGTATGAAGTATGTTGCAGCGGGAATGAATCCTATGGATTTAAAGCGTGGGATTGATAAGGCTGTTGTTGCTTTGGTAGCAGAAATTAAGAATATAAGTAAACCTTGTGAAAATAATAAATCTATTCAACAAGTGGGTGCGATTTCAGCTAACTCTGATGAATCTATTGGAAATATTATTGCTGAAGCAATGGATAAAGTAGGTAAGGAAGGTGTGATTACAGTTGAAGACGGTAAATCTCTTGAGAATGAGTTGGAAGTTGTAGAAGGTATGCAGTTTGATCGTGGTTATTTATCACCTTATTTTATTACAGATACAGAAAAACAGATTGCAGCTTTGGACAATCCTTATATCTTGTTAACAGATAAGAAAATTAGTAACATTCGGGAGTTGTTACCTGTATTGGAAAATGTAGCTAAATCAGGTCGCCCTCTTTTAATTATTGCTGAAGATGTTGAGGGTGAAGCCTTGGCTACTTTAGTAGTTAATAATATCCGTGGTATCTTAAAAACAGTAGCTGTCAAGGCGCCTGGTTTTGGTGATCGTCGTAAAGCAATGCTACAAGATATTGCTATTTTAACTGGAGGTACTGTTATCTCTGAAGAAGTGGGATTATCTTTAGAGAAAGCAGAGTTAGATCAATTGGGTCAAGCTAAGAGAGTAGAAATAGGTAAAGAAAATACTACTGTGATTGATGGTGCTGGTAATAAAGCTGATATTGATGCACGTGTTACTGAAATTCGTAGTCAAATAGAATCTGCTACTAGTGATTATGATAAAGAGAAATTACAAGAACGTGTTGCTAAACTGGCAGGTGGTGTGGCAGTGATTAAAGTTGGTGCAGCCACAGAAGTAGAAATGAAAGAGAAAAAAGATCGTGTAGATGATGCTTTACACGCTACACGTGCGGCAGTTGAGGAAGGTATTGTTCCTGGAGGTGGTATTGCTTTATTGCGTGCTCGTCAAGCAGTAGCTAATTTAGAGGGTGATAATACAGAACAAAATGCAGGTATTCAAATTGTATTAAAGGCAGTTGAAGCACCATTGCGTCAAATTGTTGCCAATGCAGGTGAAGAGCCAGCTGTTGTAGTGAATAATGTATTAAATAGCGATGGCAATAGTGGCTATAATGCTTCTACGGGGGAATATGGCGATATGTTTGATATGGGGGTATTAGATCCTGCAAAAGTAACTCGTACAGCATTACAACACGCTGCTTCTGTTGCAGGTTTAATGTTGACAACTGATTGTATGATTACCGATTTGCCAGAAGATAAAGCTGCACCCGACATGGGTGGTATGGGCGGTATGGGTGGCATGGGCGGTATGGGTGGTATGATGTAA
- a CDS encoding phosphatidylcholine/phosphatidylserine synthase: MSNQIYTNTQYAWAWIAHLFTSLGIVACALAMLALFQNEPSLCFFWLIIAYIIDGLDGSLARAVHVERLTNYDGFIMDSIIDYTSYVFIPVFIIYFYVDYPPYLKLFSISLILISSMYFFFKNDMKTHDFYFNGIPTMWQIIAIYMYVLSPEMPWTNFFVTILFCILQNVNFNFVHPFRVKRLRYLTIFITLLWTLTNLIIVFSEPSHTNKVFSYMNINVPPNVDTEHILIRDHAWGRSVYDLLLPWYNIVFVLWCICPIYIMGISIYRTYEKIVGKVSP; the protein is encoded by the coding sequence ATGTCAAATCAAATTTATACTAACACACAGTACGCATGGGCATGGATCGCTCATCTATTTACATCTTTAGGCATCGTTGCCTGTGCCTTAGCAATGCTTGCATTATTTCAAAATGAACCCTCTTTATGTTTTTTCTGGTTGATTATTGCTTATATCATTGATGGTTTAGATGGTTCTCTGGCTAGGGCTGTTCATGTAGAGAGGCTCACTAATTATGATGGTTTCATTATGGACTCAATCATAGACTATACAAGTTATGTCTTTATACCTGTGTTTATTATTTATTTTTATGTGGATTACCCGCCTTATTTAAAATTATTCAGTATTTCATTAATATTGATAAGTTCCATGTATTTTTTCTTCAAAAATGACATGAAAACCCACGATTTTTATTTCAATGGCATTCCCACCATGTGGCAAATAATCGCAATTTACATGTATGTTTTAAGTCCCGAAATGCCTTGGACTAATTTCTTTGTAACAATTTTATTTTGTATTTTACAGAACGTAAATTTTAATTTTGTACACCCATTTAGAGTCAAACGGCTAAGATACTTGACTATTTTTATCACTCTACTTTGGACACTAACAAATCTAATTATAGTATTTAGTGAACCTAGTCACACCAATAAAGTATTCTCGTACATGAACATTAATGTTCCACCAAATGTAGATACTGAACATATCCTTATTAGGGATCATGCATGGGGGCGTTCAGTTTATGATTTACTACTGCCTTGGTACAACATTGTATTTGTACTTTGGTGTATTTGCCCTATTTATATTATGGGAATTAGCATATACCGCACCTATGAAAAAATAGTTGGTAAAGTTTCCCCTTGA
- the dusA gene encoding tRNA dihydrouridine(20/20a) synthase DusA — MGHTIYHSHRISIAPMLDWTDRHYRYLARLLTKHARLYTEMLHMGAIVYGNKEQFLEFKEEEHPIAVQLGGSDPQQLAEATRIAYNFGFDEVNLNCGCPSPKVQKGSFGATLMQDVTLVCDCLKSMQDSADIEVTLKHRVGINKEESYEFLRDFVGYIVLNTQCKTFIVHARNAWLNGLSPKENREIPPLKYDYVYQLKKDFPWVNIIINGGINTLGLIQEQLENVDGVMIGREAYQHPMFLQKWDEYFFGSESGIAIGDLIQALYEYTKRELESYPELKLKNIVRHYLGLFHGQPRAKIWRQMLSDTELLSKNCPELILEAYQLMQR, encoded by the coding sequence ATGGGACATACAATTTATCATTCACATAGAATCTCTATAGCACCAATGTTAGACTGGACCGATAGGCATTATCGTTATTTAGCCCGTTTATTGACTAAGCATGCTAGATTATACACAGAGATGCTTCATATGGGTGCTATTGTTTATGGAAATAAAGAGCAGTTTTTAGAGTTTAAAGAAGAGGAACATCCTATTGCTGTGCAGTTGGGTGGAAGTGATCCCCAACAGCTCGCAGAAGCTACTAGAATTGCTTATAATTTTGGATTTGATGAAGTGAATTTAAATTGTGGTTGTCCCAGTCCAAAAGTTCAGAAGGGTTCATTTGGTGCTACTTTAATGCAGGATGTTACGTTAGTATGTGATTGCTTAAAATCAATGCAAGACAGTGCTGATATAGAAGTAACTTTAAAACATCGTGTTGGAATTAATAAAGAAGAATCATACGAATTTTTAAGAGATTTTGTTGGCTATATTGTGTTAAATACACAATGTAAAACATTTATTGTGCATGCTAGAAATGCCTGGTTAAATGGGCTTTCACCAAAGGAAAATAGAGAAATACCTCCTTTGAAGTATGATTATGTTTACCAATTAAAAAAAGACTTTCCATGGGTAAATATTATTATTAATGGTGGTATTAATACACTTGGATTAATTCAAGAGCAGTTAGAAAATGTTGATGGGGTGATGATTGGTAGGGAAGCTTATCAACATCCTATGTTTTTACAAAAATGGGATGAATATTTTTTTGGCAGTGAGTCGGGTATAGCTATTGGAGATTTAATCCAAGCATTGTATGAGTATACAAAAAGAGAATTAGAAAGTTATCCAGAACTAAAGTTGAAAAATATTGTGAGGCATTATTTAGGTTTGTTTCATGGTCAGCCTAGGGCTAAGATTTGGCGACAGATGTTATCTGATACAGAATTATTAAGTAAAAACTGTCCAGAGTTGATTTTAGAAGCATATCAACTCATGCAACGATAA
- a CDS encoding lysophospholipid acyltransferase family protein: protein MQYIIRFLFTFLGYFPLPILHILGNILGDILYLSSPRMRQITATNLSNSEIISDCNKIKSFTRKVIKETVKTSLELTIALTRHPEYISSLFKYTQGRQYLTKALQEQKGILLMTPHLGSFDLAGRYLSEIIPSPVTGIFKPPKQKSLVHIMEHGRERNNAKVATADKKGVRKIYKSLKNKEAVILLPDQVPENGEGIMATFFNYPAYTMTLAAKLANKPNIIPLFFIGERLPYGKGFVLHIFPLKKPLTSDIRHNTQLINDQIETLIKQFPEQYLFSYNRYKIPSGCENK, encoded by the coding sequence ATGCAGTACATCATACGATTTCTTTTCACTTTTCTAGGCTATTTTCCACTGCCTATTTTACATATTCTAGGAAACATCTTAGGTGATATTTTATACCTTTCCTCTCCAAGAATGAGACAAATAACTGCAACCAATCTTAGTAATTCGGAAATTATATCAGACTGCAATAAAATAAAAAGCTTTACAAGAAAAGTCATAAAAGAAACAGTAAAAACCAGCCTAGAACTGACCATTGCTCTTACTCGCCATCCTGAATATATCTCTTCACTATTTAAATATACTCAAGGTAGACAATATCTTACAAAAGCCCTCCAAGAACAAAAGGGGATCTTATTAATGACACCACACTTAGGTAGTTTCGATTTGGCAGGTCGATATTTAAGCGAAATAATCCCTTCTCCTGTTACAGGTATATTCAAGCCACCTAAGCAAAAATCATTGGTTCACATCATGGAACATGGCAGAGAAAGAAACAATGCCAAAGTTGCTACAGCAGATAAAAAAGGGGTTAGAAAAATTTACAAGTCTTTGAAGAATAAGGAAGCAGTTATTCTTCTACCAGATCAAGTACCAGAAAATGGAGAAGGTATTATGGCTACCTTTTTTAATTATCCTGCATATACCATGACTCTAGCAGCTAAACTTGCCAATAAGCCCAATATTATTCCTTTATTTTTTATTGGAGAACGTTTACCTTACGGTAAAGGATTCGTATTGCATATTTTCCCTTTAAAGAAACCCCTAACAAGTGATATTCGCCACAACACCCAACTCATTAATGATCAAATTGAAACACTAATTAAGCAATTTCCTGAACAGTATTTATTCAGTTACAATCGATATAAAATTCCCTCAGGTTGTGAAAATAAGTAA
- a CDS encoding co-chaperone GroES, producing MAICPLHDRIVIKRVEAEEKTHSGIVLPGAAAEKPDIGEVIAVGPGKTLDNGNVQAVSVKVGDKVLFGKYSGQTVKIDGEEYHVVREDDVLAIVE from the coding sequence ATGGCAATTTGTCCTTTACATGATCGTATCGTAATTAAACGTGTTGAAGCAGAAGAAAAAACGCATTCAGGTATTGTTTTACCAGGTGCGGCTGCTGAAAAACCCGATATAGGCGAAGTTATTGCAGTTGGCCCTGGAAAGACGTTGGATAATGGTAACGTTCAAGCTGTTTCTGTTAAGGTAGGAGATAAAGTATTATTTGGCAAGTACAGTGGACAAACTGTTAAGATTGATGGTGAAGAATACCATGTAGTACGTGAGGATGACGTTTTGGCTATTGTAGAATAA
- the serB gene encoding phosphoserine phosphatase SerB, with protein sequence MSNSNFFVLAGENLSGLDVLFKGCCLEQYDNKDKVVRYIVDGSFKLPELIKQELLMRKVDWAILPLQKFSDLGLIVSDMDSTLITIECIDEIADMAGIKEEVFQITQQAMQGKIDFETSLKKRVKLLKGLTEQDLKNVLESRLKLTQGAKFLIEECQKNDIKFVLISGGFTFFTDYLYKSLRLTAAFSNILEIQNGILTGEIVGEILDANAKAKYLKQYREAYGLEKNQVVAMGDGANDIEMMKEAGISFAYHAKPKTKEYATFCIDFYGLDFVRYCFI encoded by the coding sequence ATGAGTAATAGTAATTTTTTTGTTTTAGCAGGTGAAAATTTAAGTGGTTTGGATGTCCTCTTTAAGGGTTGTTGTCTCGAGCAATATGACAATAAAGATAAAGTTGTTAGATATATAGTAGATGGTAGTTTTAAATTACCAGAATTAATAAAACAAGAGCTACTTATGCGGAAAGTTGATTGGGCAATTTTACCATTACAGAAGTTTTCTGATTTAGGTTTGATAGTAAGTGATATGGATTCCACTTTGATCACTATAGAGTGTATTGATGAGATTGCTGATATGGCAGGAATCAAGGAAGAAGTTTTTCAAATTACACAGCAAGCGATGCAAGGTAAAATTGATTTTGAAACTTCACTTAAGAAAAGGGTTAAATTGTTAAAAGGGTTAACAGAACAAGATTTAAAAAATGTATTAGAATCTCGTTTGAAATTAACACAAGGTGCCAAGTTCTTAATAGAAGAATGTCAGAAAAATGATATTAAGTTTGTTCTGATTTCAGGGGGCTTTACCTTTTTTACAGATTATTTGTACAAATCATTGAGGCTCACAGCAGCATTTTCAAATATATTAGAAATTCAAAATGGTATTTTAACTGGGGAAATAGTCGGTGAAATATTAGATGCCAATGCAAAAGCAAAATATTTAAAACAGTACAGGGAAGCATATGGATTAGAGAAAAATCAAGTGGTTGCTATGGGTGATGGTGCCAATGATATTGAAATGATGAAAGAAGCAGGTATATCATTTGCCTACCATGCAAAACCCAAAACTAAAGAGTATGCAACATTTTGTATCGATTTTTACGGCTTAGATTTTGTTCGATATTGTTTTATTTGA